The window GCTGAATGGCGCCGAAACCGTGGCCGTGGTGGGGGCCTCGGGCATTGGCAAGTCGACCCTGCTGCATATCCTGGGGACCCTGGACCGTCCCGAGGCGGGGCGCCTCTTTTACCGCGGCGAGGACGTCTTCCGCTACGATGACCTGCGCCTGGCGCGCTTCCGGAACGCCTCGATCGGGTTTGTCTTTCAGTTTCATCATCTCCTGCCGGAATTCAGCGCCCTTGAAAACGTGATGATGCCGGCCCTGATCAACGGCCAGGAACGGCAGGCGGCGCAGGCCCTGGCGCGCCAGGGCTTGGTGCGGGTCGGTCTTGAAGCGCGTCTGGATTACCGGGTCAACAAACTCTCCGGCGGAGAGCAGCAGCGGGTGGCCCTTGCCAGGGCGCTGGTTCTGAAACCGGCGCTGCTGCTGGCCGACGAGCCCACCGGCAACCTGGACCAGCGCAACAGTGAAGAGGTGCACCGGCTGCTGCTGGAGTTGAACCGGGAGGTGGGGATGGCGCTGGTGGTGGTGACCCACAACCCGGAGCTGGCCTCCTTCATGGGCCGCCGGGTGACGATCGCCGACGGGAAACTGGTCGAAACGGGCTGAGGAGTGACCTATGCCGAAGCGGTGGAGCCTTCTGATAGCGATTTGCGCATGGGTGCTGCTGCCCCTGCCCGCGGTCGCCCTGGA is drawn from Desulfobacteraceae bacterium and contains these coding sequences:
- a CDS encoding ABC transporter ATP-binding protein codes for the protein MAETVLKPSGGPAEAPAKADPAPGPLLRAVGIRKSYHGNGSHLEVLCDLDFELNGAETVAVVGASGIGKSTLLHILGTLDRPEAGRLFYRGEDVFRYDDLRLARFRNASIGFVFQFHHLLPEFSALENVMMPALINGQERQAAQALARQGLVRVGLEARLDYRVNKLSGGEQQRVALARALVLKPALLLADEPTGNLDQRNSEEVHRLLLELNREVGMALVVVTHNPELASFMGRRVTIADGKLVETG